The DNA sequence GCCCGTCGGGCCGTCCCTGGCGGCGGGCCGCCGACCTCGTCGGCCGGCAGATTGCGCCTTCGCGGCTGCGCCCGTGTGGCCCCCGACCGGTCCGGGGCCGCCCCGGGGCTGGTGCGCCGTGGGTAACGCGCCCAGGAGGCGGGTGCGTTCGCAGGGGGCCGGGGAGCAGGGGGGAGGATGGGCGGCGGGCCGCCGACCTCGCCGGGGCCCGCCGACTTCTGCCGGAGGTGCCGTATGGAAGCAGCCCACCCCCACCCCCACCGCCACTCCCTCGTGCCGGCCGGTCCGCTCGTCGACGGCGACTGGCTCGCGGAGCGCCTCGGGATACCCGGACTCGTCGTCTTCGACGCCTCCGTCGGGGCGCACCGCGACGCGGACCGCCGCATTCCGGGGGCCCGTCCCTTCGACCTCGACGGCGCGCTGTCCGACCACACCGCCGCCGCCCCGCACACGATGCCCGGCCCCGTCGCCTTCGCCGAGGCGATGCGCGCCCTCGGCGTCGACGACGGCAGCACGGTCGTCGCGTACGACGGCGCCGGGATCTACTCCAGCGCCCGCGCCTGGTGGATGCTGCGCGCCATGGGCTTCGACCGGGTCGCCGTCCTCGACGGCGGGCTGCCCGCGTGGCTCGCCGCCGGGCGGCCGGTGGAGGGGCGCCGGCCGGGGTACGAGGGCCCGCGCGGCTCCTTCACGGCCCGGCCCCGCGCCGGGCTGCTGGTGGACGCGGCCACCGTCTCGGCGGCCCTGGCCGATCCGGCCGCCGCGGTGCTCGACGCCCGGACCCGCGAACGCTTCGCCGGCACCGCCCCGGAACCCCGTCCGGGTCTGCGCGGGGGCCACATGCCGGGCTCGGTCAGCCTCCCCTTCGGCGAACTGCGGCGCCCCGACGGGTTGATGCGCCCCGCGGCCGAACTCCGCGCGGCCTTCGGGGCGGCGGCGGGTGAGCGGGAGCGGCTGTACTTCAGCTGCGGCTCCGGGGTCACGGCCTGCGTGCTGGCGCTGGGCGCGGACCTCGCCGGGTACGAGGAACTCGCCGTGTACGACGGCTCCTGGAGCGAGTGGGGCATGCCCTCCCCGGACCGGCCGGTCGTACAGGGGAGTTAGGCCGTCTCCTCCGGATCCCGCCCGCCGCCGGGGTGCAGGGAAACCGGAGGCCGGACGCGGCGGGCCCGGCCACCGTTCCCGGGGGCCGGGGGACGGGGGGTTAACCCCACCGCGGATCCGGGCACATGCACCATGCCCCCGCGGCCACCGCGCGGGCACGATCGACACCATGACCACGAAGACGCGCCCCCGGGGCACCAAGGCCACCGTCACCGTCACCGCCACGGCGCTCGCCGCCGGGCTGCTGCTCACCGGTTGCTCCTTCGGCTCGCTCGTCTCCCGCGGCGGACCGGAGAAGACGGCGAACGCCGACGCCACGGTGGCCGAGGCCGTCACCGCGGTCGAGGTGTCGGACTCCGGAAGCGGAACCATCGAGGTGGTCGCCGGATCCGGCCCGGGCGTCACCGTCCGCCGTACCGTCCACTACCGCGGCGACACCGTGCCCCAGCCCGCCCAGCGGCTCTCCGGCGGCGTGCTGACCCTCACCAACGGCGAGTGCTCCGGCCGCTGCTCAGTCGACTACCGGCTGGAGGTGCCGGCCTCCGCCACGGTCCGGGCCAAGAGCAGCAGCGGCCGCGTCACGGTGTCGGGAGTGGCCGCCGCCAACGTCGTGACGTCCTCGGGCGGGGTGCGGGTGGACCGGATCGCCGGCGCGCTGGAGGTCGGTACCGCCTCCGGCCCGGTCCGGGCGGACCGGATCGCCGGCCCGCTGAAGGTCCGTACGTCCACGGGCTCGGTCACCGCCGGGGAACTGTCCGGAACGGGCGCGGACGCCCGTTCCGATTCGGGCGACGTCCGCCTCGCCTTCACCACGGCCCCGGCCTCGATCGCCGTGCGGACCAGCTCGGGCGAGGCGAAGGTGAAGGTCCCCGCGGCCCCGTACGCGCTCGATATCTCCACCGACTCCGGCGAACGCGACATCACCCTCCCCGCAACCCCCTCCGCCGCCGCCCGCCTCGCGGTGACGACCTCCTCGGGAGACATCCACATCTCGGCGGCCTGAGCACCGGTCCGGCCTACGGGGCTTCGACGACCTGCCAGGTCTCGACGTTCTGGATGATCCGTTCCCTGACCTCGGCGACGCCCACACCCTCTCCGTACATGCGGGGAGCGTGGCTCTGCCCGGAACTCGCCCCACCCGTGGTGACCTGGGCATTTCCGGAGATGCCACCGCCCGGACGGGATGCACCCACCCTTGTTCGCCCCCGGCGAACGGCAGTTGGGGAACACCGAGCCGCGCAGATGCATTGAGTCGGCATAGCTCAACTTCACTGCCGGAGGGAAGATCATGGCTTCGACGTCCGTAACGCTCACCCTGCCCGTGCTGCCGCTCGACGACGAGGTCGTGCTGCCTGGGATGGTCGTTCCGCTGGACCTGTCCGATGCCGAGGTGCGGGGTGCCGTCGAGGCCGCTCAGGCCGCCGCCGCGGGGGGCAAGCCGAAGGTGCTGCTCGTGCCCCGGATCGACGGGAAGTACGCCGGAACCGGGGTGCTCGGGACGGTGGAGCAGGTGGGGCGGCTGTCCGACGGGGATCCCGGGGCGCTGATCCGGGGGCGCGGCCGGGTTCGTATCGGAGCCGGGACGACCGGGCCGGGGGCCGCGCTCTGGGTCGAGGGGGAGACGGTGGACGAGGCCGTCCCCGATCCCCTGCCCGGGGCCGTCGCCGAGCTCGTGAAGGAGTACAAGGCGCTCGCCACGAGCTGGCTCAAGAAGCGCGGGGCCTGGCAGGTCGTGGACCGCGTGCAGCAGATCGAGGGGGTCGGGGCCCTCGCGGACAACTCCGGGTACTCCCCGTTCCTGACCGTCGAGCAGAAGGTGGAGCTACTGGAGACGGCCGACCCCGTCGCCCGGCTGCGCCTCGCGGTCAAGGCGCTCAGCGACCACCTCGCCGAGCAGGACGTCGCCGAGTCCATCGCCAAGGACGTCCAGGACGGTGTCGACAAGGTCCAGCGCGAGTTCCTGCTGAAGCGGCAGCTCGACGCCGTGCGCAAGGAACTGCGCGAGCTCGGCGGGGAGAAGGAGGGCGAGGAGTCCGACGACTACCGCGCCCGGGTCGAGGCCGCCGACCTGCCCGAGAAGGTACGGGAGGCCGCCCTCAAGGAAGTCGACAAGCTGGAGCGCTCCAGCGACCAGTCCCCGGAAGGGTCCTGGATCCGCACCTGGCTGGACACCGTGCTCGAACTGCCGTGGAACGAGCGGACCGAGGACGAGTACGACATCCGGGGGGCACGCGCCGTCCTGGACGCGGAGCACGCCGGGCTGAGCGACGTGAAGGACCGGATCACCGAGTACCTGGCGGTGCGCAAGCGCCGCTCCGAGCGCGGGATGGGAGTCGTCGGCGGGCGCAGGGGCGGGGCCGTCCTGGCACTCGTGGGTCCTCCCGGCGTCGGGAAGACCTCCCTCGGGGAGTCCGTGGCCCACGCCATGGGACGCAAGTTCGTCCGCGTGGCCCTCGGCGGGGTCCGCGACGAGGCCGAGATCCGCGGACACCGGCGTACGTACGTGGGCGCGCTGCCCGGCCGGATCGTACGGGCGATCAAGGAAGCCGGGTCCATGAACCCGGTCGTCCTGCTCGATGAGATCGACAAGGTCGGCTCCGACTTCCGGGGAGACCCGGCGGCCGCGCTGCTCGAGGTCCTCGACCCCGCCCAGAACCACACCTTCCGGGACCACTACCTGGAGGTGGAACTGGACCTGAGCGACGTGGTGTTCCTGGCCACCGCGAACGTGCTGGAGGCCATCCCCGAGGCCCTCGCCGACCGCATGGAACTCGTCCGCCTCGACGGCTACACCGAGGACGAGAAGGTCGTCATCGCCCGCGACCACCTGCTGCCACGGCAGCTGGAGCGCGCCGGCCTGGCCGCGGAGGAAGTGGTCCTGGAGGAGGACGCGCTGCGCAAGCTGGCGGGGGAGTACACCCGGGAGGCGGGCGTGCGCACCCTGGAGCGTTCCCTCGCCCGGCTGCTCCGCAAGGTGGCCTCCCAGCACGAGCTGGGGGAGCGCGAGCTGCCCCTGCGGATCGGCGCCGGCGACCTGCGGGCACTCATCGGGCGGCCGCACCACGTACCGGAGTCCGCGCAGGACCCGGCCGAGCGGCGCACCGCGGTACCGGGCGTGGCCACCGGCCTCGCCGTGACCGGGGCGGGCGGTGACGTCCTGTTCGTCGAGGCCTCGCTGTCCGATCCCGAGACGGGCGCGGCCGGGCTCACGCTGACGGGCCAGCTCGGGGACGTGATGAAGGAGTCGGCGCAGATCGCGCTCAGCTTCCTGCGCTCGCACGGCGCCGAGCTGGAACTGCCCGTCGCCGACCTGAAGGACCGGGGCGTGCACATCCACTTCCCGGCGGGCGCGGTGCCCAAGGACGGTCCGAGCGCGGGCATCACGATGACGACCGCGCTGGCCTCGCTGCTGTCGGGCCGGCTGGTCCGTACGGACGTGGCCATGACCGGCGAGGTCTCGCTGACCGGGCGGGTGCTGCCGATCGGCGGGGTCAAGCAGAAGCTGCTGGCCGCCCACCGGGCCGGGCTGACCACCGTGATCATCCCGAAGCGGAACGAGGCCGACCTGGACGACGTTCCCGCCGAGGTGCTGGCAGGACTGTCGGTGCACCCGGTGACGGACGTACGCCAGGTCCTGGAGCTGGCCCTGGCCGCGGACGCGGTCCCGGTGGCCGCCGCGGCCTGATCCGGAGGAAACGCCCCCGGGGGGTCCCGGGTTCCCCGCTCCGGCGGGGCCCCGGGTCCCCGGCGCACCCGCTGCGAAATACTGGTGGGCCACACACCAGCGAAGGAGCGGGCCTTGCACGGGACCGAAGACCAGGAGTTCCTTGCCCTGGAGCGGGAGCTGTCCGTCTTCCTCCGACGGGCCCGCGCCTCCTCCGGGGAGATGGCGCGCGAGCTGCACCCGGAGCTGGAACCTGCCGCGTACGGGCTCCTCGTACGACTGGAAGCCGCCGGGCGGCAGCGGGCGACCGAGCTCGCCGCGTACTTCGGGGTCGGCAAGGCCACGATGAGCCGGCAGCTGCGGGCCCTGGAGGTACTGGGCCTGCTGGCCCGCGAGCCGGACCCGGCGGACGGGCGGGCCTTCCTGGTCGGGCTCACCGAGGAGGGCCGGGAACGCTTCCTGCGGGTCCGGGGCGCCCGGCGCGAGCAGTACATGCGCAAGCTCGCGGACTGGGACCGCGGGGAAGTGGCGGAACTGGCGCGGCTCCTGAACCAGTTGAACTCGGGCGGGGAGTAGCACCCACGACAGCTCCCGTACAGCTCCGCGTACGCCTCCCCTACAGCTCCGCGTACGCCGCCGACGCGTCGTCGTGGCGCTTGCCGCGGCGGTGCGCCCGGCTCGGGTCCGATTCCAGCGTGCGCACCCGGTCGATCAGGGACTGCGCGCCCTCCTTGCGCAGCACGGCCAGGCAGGCGGCCCAGTCGCCCTCCCCGAACGTGTCCGTCCACCGGCTGGCCCCGTCCGTGAGCGCCGCCACCGCCCGCACCTCCGGGCGCGGTGTCCGCCCGGTCACCGCCCGGGCCGCCACCTCCGGGTCCGCGGCGGCGGTGAAGAAGCCGCCCTCCGCGTTGCGCAGCACGTCGGCGGAGGCGTGCGTACGCAGCCGCTCGCGCGGAATCCGGTCCAGCCGGTCGTCGAGGACCGCGCGCACCTCGCCGCCGGGTGCCTGGAGGAGGAGTACGGAATCCGAGAGCACCAGGTGTTCGACGCAGGACTCGTCCCAGCGGACCACGACCACCGTCGCCTGTGGCGTCCGGACGTGAGAAAGGTCACACGTGTCGCGATGGGTGTCCGCGGTGACGCGGATGGCCTCCGCCAGGACCCGGTCGAGGGGCATGTCCCGGCGCGATCCGGACAGTTCGGTCAATAGGCCGCCCAGCCGGGCCGCGAACCACGGCACTCCATGCGCGCATCCGACCTCACCCGGGGGCGGGGTGACCCCGTCGAGGGCGACCAGAACGCCGCCGCCCGAGGCGGGGATCGCGGCCGACAGCCAGTCCTCGTTGGGGCGTTCCGGATTGCCGGGGGCGGAGGAGAGATCGATGCGCATGCGGACATTCTGCCCGCGCGGGGCTCCGTAGGGGCGGGAGGGGCCGGGGAAGGTCCGGACCAAAGCGGGGCGGGCGGGGCGCGAAGGGACTTCCGGGCTCGGCGGGGTGACCCTCGTCATGTGGGCGGGCATCCTGCCAAAAGCCGCATCGATCTTTCAACCACCCGTCCACGGCGGGGCTCTGACAGCCGATCGCCGAGTTGGTCGCCAACTCTTCCGTGCTGTTCACTCCTTCGTGTGGCCGGGCGGGCGATGTGCGCCCCTCTTCCCAACTCACTGCGAGGGTCTGAAGCGGTGCGGCGGTACGGCGCGGCGGTACGACGGAGGCGGGGGACCGCCATCCGGTGACCGGCCGTCACCCCGGCCCCACCAGGCAACCAGCACGAGCACGAGCAGCACACGTAAACAGGATTGCGAGCACCGGTGCAGAAGAAGCGGCCTCGGAAGAACGGCACCGTCGCGAACGGCACCGCACCCGACGGCACCGCACCCGTCCGACGAGCCCCCGACGGCCCGGTCGCCGCGACCGCTCCCGCAGGGCGCCGCGTCCGCGTGCGCCGCAGGTTGGTCATCGGGGTCGCCGTGGCCGGGCTCGCCGTCCTCGCGGCGGGAGCGCCGGCCGTCCTGTCCGCCTCCGCGGACCTGAAGGACTCCCAGGAGCTGGTCACCCTCGCCGACCGGAGCCGGCAGACCCTCACCCTCGCCCACCTGCTCGGGGACGAGCGCGACGCCGTCACCGCGTACGTGGCCAAGGGCCGCCCCGGCGGCGTCCGGGGCAAGCAGGCCGCCGCGGTCCAGGAGCGGGCCGCGGGCACCGACCGCCAGCTCGCCGAGGTCCAGGCCGACGCCGACGAGGAGCTCGCCCAGGCACTCGGCCGGGTCGGCGCCGTCCGCACCGAGTCCATCGAGGGCAAGGACAGCGCCCTCACCGCCCACCAGGCCTACTCCGGAGTCATCGCCGAACTCCTCGCGCCGAGCGGCCGGCTCGCCGAGCTGACCCCGCCGCGCGCCGCGGACGCCCTCGTCACCACCCGCCCGCTGGGCCCCCTCGGCCAGGCCGCGGAGCAGGCCTCCGCCACCCGCGGACTGCTGCTCGCCGCACTGTCCGTGCCCGGCGGCGACCGGCAGCCGGGCGCCGCCTACGTGGACGAACTCGCCGCCGCCGCCCAGCGGGCGCGGGTACGGGAGCAGGGCGCGCTCGACGATTTCGCGCGGGCCGCGCGCCCCGACGTGCGCCAGAGCCTCGCCGCCACCGTCACCGGACCCGAGGTCAAGACGGCCGACGACTACCTCAAGCGGCTCACCGACCGGCCGTCCCTCTCGGCCGCCGACCGCAAGCTCGATCCCGGCACCGTCGGACCGGCCCTGACCGCCCGCGTCGACCGGATGCGCTCGGTCGAGGCCACCCTCGCCGGCCAGCGCGCCACCGCGCTCGCCGCGCTGCGCGACGACGACGTGACCGCGTTGGAGCTCAAGCTCGCCTTCCTCGGCGTGCTGTTCCTCCTCACCCTCGGCATCTCCACCGCCATCGCGCGCTCCCTGACCCGCCCGCTGTCGGTCCTGCGGCGCGGAGCCGCGAGGCTGGCGACGCCGGAGGGCTCGGTGGAACCGGTCCGGTTCACGGGCCGCAACGACGAGTTCGCCGAGGTGGTGCGCCACCTCAACGCGGTACGCGACCAGACGGTCTCCCTGCACACCCGGATCGCCGGACTCGACGCCGACCGCCGCCGCCTCATCGGCCGCAACGAGGCGCTCTCGGCCGGCCGGGAGGCGCTGGAGGCAGAGCTCGCACAGCTGCGGGCGGGGCTCGAGGAGCACCGCCGCATCATGTCGACCACGTCCGTATCGCTGTCCCTGCGCACCCTGGGGCTCGTCGAGCGCCAACTCGCCGTCATCGAGGAGCTGGAGTCCGAGGAGCCGGACCCGGACCGTCTCTCCACCCTCTTCAAGCTCGACCACCTGGCGACCGTGATGCGCCGCCACAACGAGAACCTGCTCGTCCTCGCCGGCCAGGAACACGGCCACGCGCAGGGCCTGCCGGTGCCGCTGGTCGACGTCATGCGGGCGGCGGTCAGCGAGATCGAGCGCTACGAGCGCGTGGACCTCGGGGTGCTGCCCTCGTACACGCAGGTCGCAGGGCACGCCGCCGACGACATCTCGCACGTCCTGGCGGAGCTGCTGGAGAACGCGACGACCTTCTCGCCGCCGGACGCCAAGGTGAAGGTGTCCGGATGGCTGCTGGACTCCGGCGACGTGGTGCTGTCCGTCGTCGACGAGGGCATCGGGATCACCGGGGACAGGCTCGCCACGCTGAACGAGCGGCTGGCCACCCCGGACGCGTACGACGAGGAGCCCGAGTCGGAACACGGCCTGGGCCTCGGCCTGTACGTGGCCGGGCGGCTCGCGGCCCGGCACGGGGTCGGCGCCGAGCTGCGCACCCAGCCGCGCGGCGGTACGGAGGCCCTGGTCGTCGTACCCGCGGCGCTGCTTCCCGCGACCCCGCCGGCTTCGCCGGTCCACACCCTGGGCGCACCGGGCGCACCCGCGCTGCACCTGCCCGGGGTGATCGCGGAGGCCAACGAGAACACCCTCCCCTCACGCGTACGGGGCCCTGCCGCCCCCACGCCCGGGACCCCGCCGGCCCCGGCCCTGCCGGAGCCGGCGGGGGAGGCCTCCCCGGAGCCCGATCCGGCGCCGGCGCCTTCGGCGGAGCAGGCCCTGGACGCGGAGCCGTCCGCGGCCCCGGCCGCGCCCGAAGCCGCTGCTGCGGAACCGGCCGAAACCCCGGCTCCGGACCCGGCCTCCGAGGCCTTCCCCGATGTCTTCCCCGACGCCTTCCCCGAGCCGGAGCCCGCGCACGGGACCGCGCGGGCCTCCGCCGCGGAGCCGTCCGCCCGGGTGACCCCGGAGCCCGCTCCGTCGGCGTTCGCGCCTCCGGCCGGGCAGCTGCCGCCCACGGAACAGGTGTTCCGGGTCCCGGCACCGGCCGAGGTGCCCGCCGAGCAGGTGTTCCGCGTACCGCCGCAGGCCGAGGCGCCCTCCGGGGCCCAGGCCCCGGACGGGCCCGAGCCGGAGGAACTCCTCACCGACAAGGGGCTCCCCAAGCGGAGTCCCCGCGTGGTCGCCGCCGGACGCGGTGACGAGGTGCGCCCGGCGCCGGGCCGGGTGGACGCCGACGAGCTGCGCCGCCGTCTCGGCGGGTTCTACCGGGGTGCCCAGGACGGGCGCCGCGTCGTGGAGGCCGAGCTCGCGCACGCTCCCGGGCAGGACGCGCCGCAGGACCCACCGCGGGACGCGCCGCAGGACCAGGGGCAGACCGACCGGGGGGACACCGCACAGGAGGCACGCACATGAACGCGTCCAGTACGTACGGACTGAGTACCCAGGCACGCAACCTTCAGTGGCTGCTCACCGACCTCGTCGAGGAGGTCCCCGGGGTCAACTCGGTGGCCGTCGTGTCCTCGGACGGGCTCCTCCTGCTGTCCTCCGATCCGGTCGCACCCGATACGCCGGCCGCACCGGCCACGCCCTCCCGCCCCAGCGGCCCCCGCGGAGCGTCCGCCGATCTCGCGACCATCGTCTCCGGCCTCGGCTCGCTCACCACGGGCGCCGCCGCCCTGATGGACGGCGGCTCGGTCAAGCAGACGATGGTGGCCATGGAGCACGGTTCCGTGTTCGTCATGGCCATCAGCGACGGCTCGCTCCTCGGCGTACACGCCACGCCCGACTGCGACATGAGCGTCGTCGCCTACCACATGGCCTTGTTCGTGGGCCGCGCCGGCCACGTCCTGACCCCCGAAGTCCGCAGTGAGCTGCGCCAGTCGATGGAGAACACCCCGTGAGGAGTCCGGCCTCCGACCGGCTGCCGATACGCGGCGCCGACCGCCGTCCCGCCCGCGTACGCCCGTACTCCCTTACGGGCGGCCGCACCCGCTTCACGCAGATCCTGCACGTCGAGACCTTCGTCGCGGCCCTCGACACCAAGGTGTCCGAGCCGCGGAAGGCCGACCGGATGCCGGAGATGCCGGCGATCGTCGAGGTCTGCCGCCGCATGCGGACGATCGCCGAGATCGCCGCGCTGCTGAAGCTGCCGCTCGGCGTGGTCCGCGTCCTGGTCAGCGACCTCGCCGACCAGGGCAGGATCCGTGTCTACGGGACCGGGCACGGCAGCGGCCGTCCCGACCGCGCTCTGCTCGAAAGGGTGCTCAGTGGGCTCCGCCGTCTCTGAAACCGGTCTCTTCTCCCCGAACACGGACCCGGGCGCCCCGGCGGCGAACCCCGACCCGGACCCGGACGAGCCCGTACAGCCCTGGCAGTACGACCGCTCGCGCGCGCCCGTCGCCGTGAAGGTGCTGGTGGCGGGAGGCTTCGGGGTGGGCAAGACCACCTTCGTCGGTTCCGTCTCCGAGATCCGGCCGCTGCGCACCGAGGCGGTGATGACCGAGGCCGCCGCTCCGACCGACGACCTGTCCGGGACCCCGGACAAGCACACGACCACCGTCGCCATGGACTTCGGCCGCGTCACGCTCGACGACGACCTCGTCCTGTACGTGTACGGGACCCCGGGCCAGGAACGCTTCTGGTTCATGTGGGACGACCTGGTGCGCGGCGCCGTCGGCGGGATCGTCCTCGCGGACACGCGGCGGCTGCGGGACTGCTTCCCGGCGCTCGACTACTTCGAGAGCTGCGGGCTGCCGTACGCCGTGGCCGTCAACCACTTCGAGGGCACGCCTTCGTACGAACCGGAGGACGTGCGGGAGGCGCTGACCATACCGGCGCGCGTACCCGTCGTGATCATGGACGCGCGGCGCCGGGTCACGGTACTGGAATCCCTCATGACCCTCGTGGGCCACGCCCTCGACTCGACCCCCGAATAGAGAACGCCCACATGCGCAAGATACTCGTCGTCGGCGCCGGCCAGTCCGGTCTCCAGCTCGCCCTCGGACTCCAGGCGAAGGGGTACGAGGTCACCCTCATGTCCAACCGGACGGCGGACGAGATCCGCACCGGGCGGGTCATGTCCACCCAGTGCATGTTCGACACGGCGCTCCAGCACGAGCGCGACCTCGGGCTGAACTTCTGGGAGCAGCAGGCGCCGAAGATCGGGGGCCTGGGCGTCTCGGTCTCCGCCCCGGACGCCGGCCGCGCCATCGACTGGCTCGGCACGCTGAAGGGCTTCGCCCAGTCCGTCGACCAGCGCGTGAAGATGGCCGGCTGGCTCGACACCTTCGCGCAGCGCGGCGGCCAGTTGGTCATCCACGGGGCGTCCGTCTCCGACCTGGACTTCTTCTCCCGTACGTACGACCTGGTGCTCGTCGCGGCGGGCAAGGGCGAGCTGGTCTCGCTGTTCGGCCGGGACGCGGCCCGCTCCCCGTACGACGCCCCGCAGCGCGCGCTCGCCGTGTCGTACGTGCACGGGCTGGCTCCGCGCCCCGAGCACCCGGAGACGGACGCCGTGCGTTGCAACCTGGTCCCGGGCGTCGGCGAGCTGTTCGTGATCCCCACGCTGACCACCTCCGGGCGGGCCGACATCCTGTTCTGGGAGGGGATCCCGGGCGGACCGGTCGACGTCTTCGGCGGGGTGAAGGACCCGGCGGACCACCTCGCGCTGACGCTGGACCTGATGGAGAAGTTCACTCCCTGGGAGTACGCGCGGGCGACGAAGGTGGAGCTCACGGACGCGGGCGCCACGCTCGCCGGGAGGTACGCCCCCGTCGTCCGGGGCCCCATCGGCCGGCTGCCCGGCGGAGGTGTGGTGCTGGGCGTGGCGGACGTGGTCGTCGCCAACGACCCGATCACCGGGCAGGGTTCGAACTCGGCCGCCAAGTGCGCGGCCTCGTACCTCTCCTCGATCCTCATGCACGGGGACAAGCCGTTCGACGAGGCCTGGATGAAGGCGACCTTCGACAAGTACTGGTTCACCAGTGGCAAGCCCACCACCCAGTGGACGAACGCCATGCTCGGCGTCCCGCCGGAGCACGTGCTGAACCTGATCGGTGCGGCCGGGCAGCTCCAGCCGGTGGCGGACCGTTTCGCCAACGGCTTCGACAACCCGGCCGACTTCGACGCCTACTTCTACGACCCCGAGGACGCGGCGGACTACCTGGCGGAGGTCGCGGGCGCCCCGGAAGCCGCGGGCGCCCCGGCCTCCGCGTAACCCGTGTCGTCCCCCGCCGTCGCCCCCTCGGGCAGCGGCGGCGGGGTGAAGGCGGCCATCGGAGCCCCGTCGGGGTCCGGCCGTACCGCGCCGAGCAGCGGGTTCGCGGCGATCGGTGAGACCTTCACCTTCGCGCCCGGCCGGGGTGCCTGGATGACCTTGCCGTCGCCCACGTACAGGGCCACGTGGGTGGCCGTCGGGAAGTACACCACCAGGTCGCCC is a window from the Streptomyces sp. NBC_01244 genome containing:
- a CDS encoding styrene monooxygenase/indole monooxygenase family protein, yielding MRKILVVGAGQSGLQLALGLQAKGYEVTLMSNRTADEIRTGRVMSTQCMFDTALQHERDLGLNFWEQQAPKIGGLGVSVSAPDAGRAIDWLGTLKGFAQSVDQRVKMAGWLDTFAQRGGQLVIHGASVSDLDFFSRTYDLVLVAAGKGELVSLFGRDAARSPYDAPQRALAVSYVHGLAPRPEHPETDAVRCNLVPGVGELFVIPTLTTSGRADILFWEGIPGGPVDVFGGVKDPADHLALTLDLMEKFTPWEYARATKVELTDAGATLAGRYAPVVRGPIGRLPGGGVVLGVADVVVANDPITGQGSNSAAKCAASYLSSILMHGDKPFDEAWMKATFDKYWFTSGKPTTQWTNAMLGVPPEHVLNLIGAAGQLQPVADRFANGFDNPADFDAYFYDPEDAADYLAEVAGAPEAAGAPASA